The bacterium DNA segment ATTAGAATCTGCATAGGAAGAATGAGGAATAAAAGGATAGGTTTATTGATCAATTTTAATGTTTCTGTTCTAATAGATGGAATTAAGCGTATAGCCAATAGATTTTAATTTTTTCTCTGTGTCTCCGCGTCTCTGCGGTGAATAGTTACGTTTTTTAAAATTAAGGAGTTATGTAACAGGAGGGCAATAAGAAAAGAGGTGTGTTTGTAAGTTTATTTAAATCAAGGAGTTATGAATTTCGTGAAAGGCTATTTACTAAAATAGGGCTTCACGAAATTATAAACTAAGTAATCGGTTAAATGGTAACTAATTACCATTCACCAGTTACCAATTACCAAATTTAAGGAGGTAGAATGAAATGAAGAAAATTTTTTCAATTGAGCCAGTGGAAGGTAAAAAAAATACGGTCGAGATAACCTTCCTGAAAGATTTCACGCTAAAAGTGGATAAAAAAGATACCTTATTTGTCAAATTTCTGATGATGATGCTCCATTATAGCGGTGGGGCAGCATCTTATTTTGCGCCACTGTTAGGTTTTACTGAATCTGCATTTCGAGACATAAAAAGGAAATTTGAAACAGAGGATGTAAACTCTATCTTCTATCCCGAAATAGAAAAAGGGAAAGTTAAGGAGTTACCTGAACCAGAGATAGGCAAAATTATTGCTTTAATTGTTCAGAATCCCAAAGATACAAATAAAAAAATAGCAGATAAGTTTAATGCAGTTTCCTCAAAAACTAAGATAAGTTTGAAAGATGTAGAAAAGATTCGGGAGAAGTTTGAATTATAAAAACATTATGAAGTTAAAACGACCCAGAATACTTCTTGTTGATGATTCAAAATTTATGAGGATAATCCTCCGTAAGTTATTAACACACCAAGGATATGAAATAGTAGGAGAGGCTTATGATGGAGCATTTGCTATCCAGAAATATCGTGAGTTAAAACCTGATGTGGTATTAATGGATATAATTTTGCCAGACCCCACAATGAATGGCATTGAAACGATTAAATGGATAATCAAGATTGACCCATCTGCCTTAATAATTATAGTCAGTGCGATGGAAAATCAGATGTTGATTAACGAGGCATTGGCGGCTGGAGCAAAAAATTTCTGTATTAAACCTTTTGAACATAATAATCTTATAAAAATAATAAGTGATGTCATTAAAGAAAGATGATGGAAAAGGTTCTTATTATTGATGATTCAGCATGGCGTCGAGGACAAATCCGTGATTTGTTCCTTAATAATAAATTAGCCGAGTGTTGGGAAAGTAGAGAAGGAATTGAGGCTGTAGAAAAATATCGGATGCTCAAACCATATTTAGTTATTGTTAGAATTTTGGATATGCTCGGGGTGGAAATAGTAAAAAGGATTAGAGCAATAAATCCAGATGCGAGAATTTTAATTTTAAGTGATAGTGGAAATGAATCGTATGTAGGTGAGGCAATGCGAGCCGGCGCTTTGGAATATCTTATAGAACCTGTTACTCCTGAAAATCTCTTAGCCTCAGCAATCAGAATGATTAAATAAAAGGAAACAAGTTACTACCAGTCAACTTATTTCCGGTCAACTTTCCTAAAAAGGCTAATTAGAACAATGCAATTAACAAATTTTCAATTAGATGCATTACGGGAAATTGGAAATATTGGGAATGGGCATGTCAGCACTTGTTTATCTCAACTCGCAAATGAGAAAATTATCCCCATTATTCCCGAAATAAAATTAGTTCCAGCAAACAAATTTAATGAATTGATTGAAGATTCAGAAGGTTTAACTATTGGAATAAGTAGCGGGTTACTCGGAGAGGTAATGGGAAAAGTGGTGATGATTTTCCCTTACGAAAATGGACTTTCTATGTTAAATGAAACGATAAAAGAGCGAGACCCTTCTCTT contains these protein-coding regions:
- a CDS encoding response regulator translates to MKLKRPRILLVDDSKFMRIILRKLLTHQGYEIVGEAYDGAFAIQKYRELKPDVVLMDIILPDPTMNGIETIKWIIKIDPSALIIIVSAMENQMLINEALAAGAKNFCIKPFEHNNLIKIISDVIKER
- a CDS encoding response regulator encodes the protein MMEKVLIIDDSAWRRGQIRDLFLNNKLAECWESREGIEAVEKYRMLKPYLVIVRILDMLGVEIVKRIRAINPDARILILSDSGNESYVGEAMRAGALEYLIEPVTPENLLASAIRMIK